TTAAGGCAGAAATATTGGGGCAGTCATTTTTGGAGTAGGGAGTATCACGTAAATACTGTAGGTAAAAATGAAGAGATGATTCGTAAGTATATAAAAGATCAGGATAAACTTGATAGATTAGAGAATCAAGGAAAACTATTTTAGCTGAGAAAAAAAAGCCCCTATGGGGCTCATCAAGCCCCCACCTCTGGTGGGGGTGGTTGTTGACTAAAGAAAATATGTTTAAGTATGTTTTGTGTATTAATAGTTTTTACACTTACATATTTTAAATTATCAAATAAAGTTAATGAAGGATGCACATCCTGGATAGCCACAGGAGAATCACTTGCTGGAGGAAAAGTTCTATTGCATAAAAATAGGGATTCTGATACTATCGAAATGGAAGTTATAGAGGTTCGAAATGGTTTGTATAAATATCTTGGTTTGATTAAGAAAAATCCAAATGATAATGATATTATTCAAGATTTTGGAGGAATAAACGAAACAGGACTTGCTGTATGCAGTAATTTTGTACCATATACATATTAGTCAGGATGTTATGTCTCAGAAAGAAATTAGGAGGCAAAAAATGCCGGGAAGGATAAGGCACAATGTTTTCATTGCCTCGACACTTTCCTATCTTCGAGAGGCTTGGATGGTTGTGGAGGGAGCTGTAATTGCAGCGGGCCAGTTCCCTATACTTATGGAGCGATTCGCTCCTAGCCGCCATCGGACACATGATTTGGTTAAGCAGGCAATTGCAGACGCTGACGTCTTTCTCCTGTTGCTGGGCTCGCGAGGTGGAACGTATACGGAAGTTGGACAAAAGACATATTCTGAGCACGAGTATGACTGTGCGGTAAACTTCTTCAATCCCATACTTGTTTTCTTGCCCACTGAGGAAAAATTCCAGCGTGATGTCAGCTTATCCGCGATTACACCAGATGAAAGATACGAGATATGGACCTTTCGCGAGCGCATCTTAACAAATATTAGTTGATATCAAAATAGAGTGAATACCCTAATCCTATACTAATATCATAATAATCATCTAAACTTGAATTATCAATATAATCAGTATATAATTGCCCTAACCTTAAATTAATTAGCGCACCATCTAGGTCATATTTTAACGAAATGTCTAAACCGTAGCTTATTGATTTATGAGTATCATCATCACTGTTAAATACTTTAAGATATCCATAACCAATTGAAGGTGAAATATCGAAAAATAAATTATTATCAATTTTAAATGTATAACCAGCTATTAAATTAGGTCTAAAACCAATAGTTTTGCTATTCTCAAATTTATCATAATCATTATAAGTGAAATAAGACGCTGGACTAATGCCAAAATGTATATTATCTATTAAATAATAATCTATAGCGGGAGAAAAAGATACTCTATGGACTTTACTATCATCATCAATATGAGATAATACTGAAATTCCACCGCTAATTTCTAAAACATCTTTTTGTGCAAATTTAGAATTGTATGGCTCATCAGCAAATAAATTATGATAAAATAGAAAAATTAACATAAAACTTAATAAATTTAGTTTTTTCATTTTAACCTCCATTATTTTTTCCCAAAATAAAATCAAAATATTATTGATAAGCGAGTTGTTTATTCTTAATCAGCAAGATTGTTAAATATTTCGTCCATATCACTTAACTATATAAAAAATAATATTACCCAACTAGACAATATTATTTTATCAATGATAATCTGTTACCAGGAATCCTCCTTCTTTCATGAATTTAATTAAAAGGTAGCATATAAACCAAACTAAAAACTAGTCGGTAGAGCGAATTGAATAATATTCTCTACTATATAATCGCTAAAGAATCCAAGAAGGATAATGCATGCAGCAATTATCACCATAGGAACCAGCATACTAACTGGTACTATTGATTGGAACTATTGATAGAAGTAATCCCAATAAAAGCAATCCCAATAAAAGCAATCAAAAATATAAACATTTTCTGATATTTATACCTTAAAATGTAGAGTACGATGAAAAGTACATGAAGAAGCTGCTTCAAAATGAAATATATATCCCTTTTATTCCCCTTTGGGAAAAATAACAATATATAAGGAGGCTTTATTTAATAACAGGACAGACCTTTCCTGACATAAAACAATTCAGGATATTCATATGTATAGATATTCAATTGTTTAAAAGGCACTCATTAAGCCATGGAGGACTCTTTCCAGTCCGTACCAAGTGCCGCAGTATCTTTTTAATCTCGTATCCAGAAGTAATTATTGCAATAACCCGCATCTCAGAAGAACATTTTGGACAGGTCATAACGTCTACTTCGTAGATCTTCTGGATGAGCTGAGCCCAGCTAGCCTTGCTTTTTTATGCGAAATGCTGTCAATACTACACATTACTTCAATTTCTGCATAATCGCTCTGCCTTTCCAGTTCATACTGTTCTTTCCATCCGACAAGCGCATGTTTTCCCACCATGCCACTTGCCCCTGCTTTTCGATGAATACATTCCAAAATACCGAATCAGCCTTAATCGCAAGACCGGAATATGCTGTGCAGCAAGTCCAATGAACTCTACTGGGTCATATATCTTCAGGTTCTCCTTAAAGTAAGGGTTGTACTTTGTTTTAAAATCGCCATGCTTTTTACAGGTTCATAGATGTTTTTTTTCAGAGAGATCGGGCACCGGGCAATATACTGCGCAAGAGCTTCTCTTGCTTTATTGTCATGCCCCATGATCCGAATGGAGTTATGTATATTAAAACCGCTGTGCTTCCATGAAAGCAAATTCCGGGCTATTTTATCTGTTATCCTGTCTGTGTCCTTGAAATAGTTAATAACCTGTTTTCTGAAATATTCTTTAATTGGAACAACCTTACTTTTCTGGTCATTAACCTTCAGTTTCAGGTTCTTTTCCACATAGCGCGTTATACTTGCAAGCACTCTCTTCCCTGCACGTTCGCTTTTGACTAAAATGATAAGGTGAGTAGCGCAAGGGAACCTCCCCTCACGCTCTCTCAGAACCCGGCGTGAACCTCTCAGCTCAACGGGCTCCCATTATCCAGCCGTTGGTTTAACGCCAAATTGCCAGTGCGGAAACAGTTGAGATTGTCTTATGGCAACATTTCCCAACCAATGCTCTGCTCTGCGCCTATGGCCTTTCAACTCTTTAAATTTCCTCATTGCCCACCTGACCAATGTTCTGTTCAGTTGCTGCAACGTCGCGTAAAGCGCGGATTTGTAGAACTTGCCATAATAATTTATCCAACCCCTTATTACAGGGCTGAACATTCTCGACAGATCCTCAAGGGATTTATCACTACGGAGGTGCATCTTCCATCTTTTGGCTTTTTGCCTCATTGCCTTGCCTGCCTTGTTACTTACACCTGGTAGAAAGCTTGGCCTTTCCCCAAAAAAGATGACACGAAGTTAAGCGAAAGAAACGATAATAAGCTTAACGGAGGAGTCAATGAAATCAAGAAGCAAATTTGACAAACAATTTAAGATTGATTCAGTAGAGTTACTGGATAGAAGCGGTAAAACAACTAGTGAGATATCTGAAGATTTAGGGATAAGGCCTAATCTTTTATCAAGATGGAGAAGAGAATTAAGGGATAATAATGGGAAAGCATTTCCTGGTAGAGGTATTCCTCGAGATGAGGAATTATATAAGCTGAAGAAGGAATTAGAGCCTATTCCAGTAGGCCAGTTGCTCTCCATGTAATGATTCCGCATGCGATGTGCAACATTGCAA
The DNA window shown above is from Spirochaetota bacterium and carries:
- a CDS encoding DUF4062 domain-containing protein, with product MPGRIRHNVFIASTLSYLREAWMVVEGAVIAAGQFPILMERFAPSRHRTHDLVKQAIADADVFLLLLGSRGGTYTEVGQKTYSEHEYDCAVNFFNPILVFLPTEEKFQRDVSLSAITPDERYEIWTFRERILTNIS
- a CDS encoding group II intron maturase-specific domain-containing protein, coding for MRQKAKRWKMHLRSDKSLEDLSRMFSPVIRGWINYYGKFYKSALYATLQQLNRTLVRWAMRKFKELKGHRRRAEHWLGNVAIRQSQLFPHWQFGVKPTAG
- a CDS encoding transposase is translated as MKSRSKFDKQFKIDSVELLDRSGKTTSEISEDLGIRPNLLSRWRRELRDNNGKAFPGRGIPRDEELYKLKKELEPIPVGQLLSM